Proteins encoded in a region of the Stieleria neptunia genome:
- the argJ gene encoding bifunctional glutamate N-acetyltransferase/amino-acid acetyltransferase ArgJ yields the protein MTSSELPAGFQFAGVACGIKPSGKPDLSLIVGDNRLVASGVYTQNQVVAAPVEICRSLTPSKRIRAVVTNSGNANACTGRQGELDAAEMCRSVADAISASEAEVLVMSTGIIGKKMPMDRVNAGIKNSVAKLGRDIDDFTAAADAILTTDKERKAECREVKLGDQTIRIAAMAKGAGMISPNLATMLAVVMTDAQLDPQQSQRILREVASKSFNCVSVDGHTSTNDTLLLLSSGASGIRIDDSNEKAFIRALTDLSCRLARELVADGEGATHVMKIRVVGADDDASAATIARTIGASPLVKTAISGGDPNWGRIVSAAGYADAKINPQQTSLKLAGTEIYHNGVPTDFDAAAVSKAIKATKEVDLDLFVGNGPGTAIHWASDLTVEYVRFNSEYTT from the coding sequence ATGACTTCATCTGAACTTCCCGCCGGATTCCAGTTTGCCGGCGTCGCCTGTGGCATCAAACCCAGCGGAAAACCAGACCTGTCGCTGATCGTTGGAGACAACCGTTTGGTCGCTTCCGGCGTTTACACACAAAATCAAGTGGTCGCCGCGCCCGTCGAAATCTGCCGCAGTTTGACGCCCTCCAAACGGATCCGCGCCGTCGTCACCAACAGCGGCAACGCAAACGCCTGCACCGGCCGGCAAGGTGAATTGGATGCGGCGGAGATGTGCCGGAGTGTCGCCGACGCCATTTCTGCGTCCGAAGCGGAGGTGCTGGTGATGAGCACCGGGATCATCGGAAAGAAGATGCCGATGGACCGCGTCAACGCCGGCATCAAAAACTCCGTCGCAAAACTCGGACGCGATATCGACGACTTCACCGCCGCGGCGGACGCCATTTTGACAACCGACAAGGAACGCAAAGCCGAGTGCCGCGAAGTCAAACTCGGCGACCAGACGATTCGGATTGCCGCGATGGCCAAGGGAGCCGGCATGATCTCGCCCAATCTGGCCACCATGCTTGCCGTCGTGATGACCGACGCCCAACTGGACCCCCAGCAATCTCAACGGATCCTGCGCGAAGTCGCGTCGAAAAGTTTCAACTGCGTCAGCGTCGATGGCCACACCAGCACCAACGACACGCTGCTGTTGCTTTCCAGCGGCGCCAGCGGCATCCGCATCGACGACTCGAACGAAAAAGCATTCATCCGCGCGCTGACCGATCTTTCCTGTCGCCTGGCGCGGGAATTGGTCGCCGACGGGGAAGGCGCAACGCACGTCATGAAGATCCGCGTCGTCGGTGCCGATGACGATGCCAGCGCCGCCACGATCGCGCGAACCATCGGTGCCAGCCCGCTGGTGAAAACCGCGATCTCGGGAGGCGATCCGAATTGGGGACGTATCGTCTCCGCCGCCGGCTATGCCGACGCCAAAATCAATCCCCAGCAAACGTCACTCAAGCTTGCCGGGACGGAAATCTACCACAACGGCGTCCCAACCGACTTTGATGCCGCCGCAGTCAGCAAAGCGATCAAGGCCACCAAAGAAGTCGACTTGGACCTGTTCGTCGGAAATGGCCCGGGAACCGCCATCCACTGGGCCAGCGATCTGACCGTCGAATACGTCCGCTTCAACAGCGAGTACACGACCTAG
- a CDS encoding ABC transporter ATP-binding protein: MVCDRLSKHYGGFRALVDCNLEVHQGDIFGLLGPNGAGKTTLIRSLLGYLNRSGGSASVCGSDPQIDPVAVRQKVSYLPGDARLPRHMRGDGVLKFFADIHPRGDLSRSRAIAEALELDTRRHVSMMSTGMRQKLALAVVLAPATPLLILDEPTANLDPTVRGTVLELVSQAHREGRTVIFSSHVLSEIEDTCNRVAFLRGGHLVLELQMADLFQRHRIWADLPAGTALDRPATLASLPEPFRDHISITEVDSIASDGAVSVRIDTAGDLAPMLPWISSLGLQRMRIEPLGLRSVYDSVHHDTLEDPRDHEVPPDGNVDDSIGDGVE; the protein is encoded by the coding sequence GTGGTGTGTGACAGATTGTCCAAGCACTACGGCGGGTTTCGGGCCTTGGTCGATTGCAATCTGGAAGTGCACCAGGGCGACATTTTTGGGCTGCTGGGCCCCAACGGCGCGGGCAAAACGACTCTGATCCGATCCCTACTGGGCTATTTGAACCGCAGCGGCGGGAGCGCGAGTGTCTGCGGATCGGACCCCCAAATCGATCCGGTCGCTGTGCGACAAAAGGTCTCCTATCTGCCCGGCGATGCCCGATTGCCCCGGCACATGCGGGGAGACGGCGTGCTGAAGTTTTTCGCGGACATTCACCCCCGCGGCGATCTGTCGCGCAGCCGGGCGATCGCGGAGGCGTTGGAGCTGGACACGCGACGTCACGTTTCAATGATGTCGACCGGCATGCGTCAAAAATTGGCGCTCGCCGTCGTCCTGGCTCCGGCGACGCCACTGTTGATCCTTGATGAACCGACCGCCAACTTGGACCCGACGGTTCGTGGGACGGTCTTGGAGCTGGTTTCTCAGGCCCATCGTGAAGGCCGCACCGTGATTTTTTCGTCTCATGTGCTCAGTGAGATCGAAGACACCTGCAATCGCGTCGCGTTTCTACGTGGCGGCCACTTGGTGTTGGAGCTGCAGATGGCGGATCTGTTCCAGCGGCATCGCATCTGGGCCGATTTACCAGCAGGCACGGCCTTGGATCGCCCGGCCACGCTGGCCAGCCTGCCCGAACCGTTTCGCGATCACATCAGCATCACCGAAGTCGACTCGATCGCCAGTGACGGCGCGGTGTCGGTCCGCATCGACACCGCCGGCGACCTGGCCCCGATGCTGCCCTGGATCAGTTCGCTGGGGCTGCAACGGATGCGGATCGAGCCGCTGGGCCTGCGTTCGGTCTATGACTCGGTGCATCACGACACCCTGGAAGATCCCCGTGACCATGAAGTGCCGCCCGACGGCAACGTCGACGACAGTATCGGCGATGGGGTGGAATGA
- a CDS encoding ABC transporter permease subunit has translation MMINRILLRSYIKQASLLFVSLGLALFAFAWVRVWVVSLLDMGQFQNILEQLRGFEKLSPISFDSLFTYQGRVGLTFDEPIIILCTVIWCLSRGSDVVSGELGRGTMEMILAQPISRAQLIWSHAAVAVGGLVLLCGLVWLGMFVGVSVTTVDETVPPPSVDVPLFGWTIPLQISEPVVESFPLSERVDSRAFAAPTFSLFAFGFFLLGLSSFFSSIDRYRWRTIGMVMAIYVVQLVMFGLGKAAESLDWLQGMSFFNCYRPQKLAALVAEDGLWAPWDWTTPMPDSMLPPLMYPMILIVLGGVSYLLAARQFIKRDLPAPL, from the coding sequence ATGATGATCAACCGAATTCTTTTACGCAGTTACATCAAACAGGCATCGTTGCTGTTCGTCTCACTGGGGCTGGCGTTGTTCGCGTTCGCCTGGGTTCGTGTCTGGGTCGTCAGCCTGTTGGACATGGGCCAGTTTCAAAACATCCTTGAACAGTTGCGGGGTTTTGAAAAACTCTCGCCGATCAGTTTTGATTCGCTGTTCACCTACCAGGGTCGCGTCGGGCTGACGTTTGACGAACCGATCATCATTCTGTGCACGGTGATCTGGTGCCTTTCGCGGGGCAGCGATGTTGTCAGTGGGGAACTCGGCCGCGGTACGATGGAAATGATCCTGGCGCAACCGATCAGTCGCGCGCAATTGATCTGGTCCCACGCGGCCGTTGCGGTCGGCGGGCTGGTGTTGTTGTGCGGGCTGGTGTGGTTGGGGATGTTTGTCGGGGTGTCGGTGACGACGGTGGACGAAACCGTTCCGCCGCCGAGCGTCGATGTGCCGCTGTTCGGATGGACAATTCCGCTGCAGATCAGCGAACCGGTCGTCGAATCGTTTCCGTTATCCGAGCGTGTCGACTCGCGAGCGTTTGCGGCACCGACGTTCAGCCTATTCGCATTCGGTTTTTTCCTGCTGGGGCTGTCAAGCTTTTTCAGCAGCATCGACCGATACCGATGGCGGACGATCGGCATGGTGATGGCGATCTATGTCGTGCAGTTGGTGATGTTCGGCTTGGGCAAGGCGGCCGAGTCGCTGGACTGGTTGCAAGGCATGTCGTTTTTTAACTGTTACCGCCCCCAGAAATTGGCCGCCTTGGTCGCCGAAGACGGCCTGTGGGCGCCGTGGGATTGGACCACGCCGATGCCCGATTCGATGCTTCCTCCACTGATGTACCCGATGATTTTGATCGTGCTCGGTGGCGTCAGCTATCTGCTCGCCGCGCGACAATTCATCAAACGCGACTTGCCGGCGCCGCTGTAG
- a CDS encoding DUF58 domain-containing protein, with the protein MGDPHASSGPGAGLSLIAAVAAVLLLGLAFGGSLWVLAAIVAAAVILINRFLAMTWTRCSIATREGGDEELKIGESLSVKVSVTNTSKIPVFWLLVEDLIPRWATIHTPPTLDVQGDRVKVLLMWPGQTRHLDYTIRCNRRGYFQIGPTVLETGDLMGLYRRYRLGTHPQYLTVLPKTVELDDYEIASRRPMGEIRMRDNVMEDPTRLRGIRRWEPGDPMRRVHWSATARTGVLHSKVYEPTSIAGATLVLDMHTETNPTHHEPIRTDLAITAAFSIASSLHDQSQPFGFVSNGRDAADRIRTDGWIGDHRVRDQAKQSATMLDNNDRLRPVVLDASRGAVHLQQLRTTLARLERSDGMTLAELLNETESRISNETTLIAILQQATPDALSTLIGFARRGKAVAAIINTLDINDYSAVAGPLIAASIPTFHLADEQAIRSLCREVNLRTA; encoded by the coding sequence ATGGGAGATCCACATGCATCGTCGGGGCCGGGGGCCGGTTTGTCGCTGATCGCTGCCGTCGCGGCGGTGTTGCTGCTGGGGCTTGCGTTCGGAGGTTCCTTGTGGGTGCTTGCCGCGATCGTCGCGGCGGCTGTGATTTTGATCAATCGATTCTTGGCGATGACGTGGACCCGATGCTCGATCGCCACCCGCGAAGGCGGTGACGAAGAACTCAAGATCGGAGAATCCCTGAGCGTCAAGGTTTCGGTGACCAACACCAGCAAGATCCCGGTGTTTTGGTTGCTGGTCGAAGACTTGATTCCTCGCTGGGCAACGATTCACACGCCACCGACGCTGGACGTTCAGGGCGACCGGGTCAAGGTGCTGTTGATGTGGCCCGGACAAACACGCCATCTGGACTACACGATCCGGTGCAATCGTCGCGGTTATTTTCAGATCGGCCCCACGGTGCTGGAAACCGGAGACCTGATGGGTTTGTATCGCCGTTATCGGCTGGGAACTCACCCCCAGTATTTGACGGTGCTGCCCAAAACGGTCGAACTGGACGATTATGAAATCGCTTCGCGTCGGCCGATGGGGGAAATCCGCATGCGCGACAACGTGATGGAAGACCCCACGCGTTTGCGAGGCATTCGTCGTTGGGAACCCGGCGACCCGATGCGGCGGGTGCACTGGTCGGCCACCGCACGCACCGGCGTCTTGCACAGCAAGGTCTACGAGCCGACGTCGATCGCGGGAGCCACGTTGGTGCTGGACATGCACACCGAGACCAATCCGACACATCACGAGCCGATCCGAACCGACCTGGCCATCACCGCCGCATTTTCAATCGCCAGTTCCCTGCACGATCAATCGCAACCGTTCGGGTTTGTCAGCAACGGGCGCGACGCCGCGGACCGCATCCGCACCGACGGTTGGATCGGCGACCACCGCGTTCGTGATCAAGCCAAACAATCCGCAACGATGCTGGACAACAATGATCGGCTGCGGCCGGTCGTCTTGGACGCATCGCGTGGTGCAGTCCACTTACAACAGTTGCGAACGACGCTGGCGCGTCTGGAACGCAGCGATGGGATGACGCTTGCCGAACTGCTCAATGAAACGGAATCACGGATCAGCAACGAGACAACGCTGATTGCGATCTTGCAGCAGGCGACTCCGGACGCACTATCGACCCTGATCGGATTCGCCCGCCGCGGGAAAGCGGTTGCGGCAATCATCAACACGTTGGACATCAACGACTACAGCGCGGTCGCCGGCCCCTTGATCGCCGCCAGTATTCCGACGTTTCATTTGGCCGATGAACAAGCGATCCGCAGCCTGTGCCGTGAAGTGAATTTGCGGACGGCATGA
- the sdhB gene encoding succinate dehydrogenase iron-sulfur subunit yields MIALDPAANRPQFINVRVKRQDGPGQEPYWQLFKIDYEPELNVITVLQRIAALSKTSDGKKVTPVVWDCGCLEEVCGACTMQINGRVRQSCSALVDTLLKDNADELVLEPMSKFPVLRDLMVDRRRLFKALEKVKAWVPVDSYYNMGPGERQLRAAQEQNYPLSQCMSCGCCVDACPQYNKIELERKKDETDEEFAKREQEAWDKGFVGPHAISQAMLFNNHPTGKSIAGERLDALTAPGGIQACGNAQNCVAVCPKEIPLTTSIARAGRATTIHTIKKWFEK; encoded by the coding sequence ATGATTGCCCTGGATCCCGCCGCGAATCGCCCCCAGTTCATCAACGTCCGCGTCAAGCGACAAGATGGTCCTGGCCAAGAGCCGTATTGGCAGTTGTTCAAGATCGACTACGAGCCGGAATTGAATGTCATCACAGTTCTTCAGCGAATCGCCGCGCTCAGCAAGACGTCAGACGGCAAGAAGGTGACACCAGTCGTCTGGGATTGTGGCTGTCTGGAAGAGGTCTGTGGCGCCTGCACCATGCAGATCAACGGACGCGTCCGCCAAAGCTGTAGCGCGCTGGTCGATACACTGCTTAAGGACAATGCCGATGAACTCGTCTTGGAACCGATGAGTAAGTTCCCCGTGCTGCGCGACTTGATGGTCGACCGCAGGCGGTTGTTCAAAGCGCTGGAAAAGGTCAAGGCGTGGGTCCCGGTCGACAGCTACTACAACATGGGACCCGGCGAACGACAGTTGCGCGCGGCCCAAGAACAAAATTACCCGCTCAGCCAGTGCATGAGCTGTGGTTGCTGTGTCGATGCCTGCCCGCAGTACAACAAGATTGAGCTGGAGCGGAAGAAGGACGAGACGGATGAAGAGTTTGCCAAACGTGAACAGGAAGCCTGGGACAAAGGTTTCGTCGGTCCCCACGCGATCTCTCAAGCGATGTTGTTCAACAATCACCCGACCGGCAAATCGATCGCGGGCGAACGATTGGATGCACTGACCGCCCCCGGCGGAATCCAAGCCTGCGGCAATGCTCAGAACTGCGTCGCCGTTTGTCCCAAAGAGATCCCGCTGACCACCTCCATCGCCCGCGCCGGACGAGCCACCACGATCCACACCATCAAAAAGTGGTTCGAGAAGTAG